A region from the Mycoplasmopsis bovigenitalium genome encodes:
- a CDS encoding glycosyltransferase family A protein, protein MNESKLCTILIPTYNMEKYIDRTLNSVFKNKEWFKYANILVIDDGSTDNTVELVKKYLKEYPNNIELFQKPNGNWGSVINYAKNNKLIKTKYMSILDADDLIAPKFIKYLNYYADKEDFDIGFYKTQVIWRRNFSVVIHPKMFLKNLNDDFYPVLIPCSTVFKTEVFYQIDDLVEKVSYQDYAMFYKIITKSKKHLLIPKLGATYWYSRPNNTMTSSWDDKRFNGEKVLLNELKKLDKEYLFAARVILPGYVAGISSINGCINVNKEHYNMIMNQSSKFFKWLLKLNIKRAQAHNSINITDGDTELVLL, encoded by the coding sequence ATGAACGAGTCAAAACTGTGTACAATTTTAATCCCAACATATAACATGGAAAAATATATTGATAGAACATTGAATTCTGTGTTCAAGAATAAAGAATGATTTAAATATGCCAATATTCTAGTTATCGATGACGGATCTACTGATAATACAGTTGAATTGGTAAAAAAATATCTAAAAGAATACCCAAATAATATTGAATTATTTCAAAAACCAAATGGCAATTGAGGGTCAGTTATAAACTATGCAAAAAATAATAAATTGATTAAAACTAAATATATGTCAATTTTAGATGCTGACGATTTAATAGCACCAAAATTCATTAAATACTTAAATTATTATGCAGATAAAGAAGATTTTGATATCGGATTTTACAAAACTCAAGTAATTTGAAGACGCAATTTTTCAGTAGTTATTCACCCAAAAATGTTTTTAAAAAATTTAAATGATGATTTTTATCCCGTTTTAATTCCTTGTTCAACAGTATTTAAAACAGAAGTCTTTTATCAAATTGATGACCTAGTTGAAAAAGTTTCATATCAAGATTACGCAATGTTTTATAAAATTATTACTAAATCTAAAAAACACTTATTAATCCCTAAATTAGGCGCGACCTATTGATATTCACGCCCAAATAACACAATGACTAGCTCATGAGATGATAAACGTTTTAATGGTGAAAAAGTTTTACTTAATGAATTAAAAAAACTTGACAAAGAATATCTTTTTGCCGCCAGAGTAATCCTTCCAGGTTATGTTGCGGGGATTTCTTCAATTAATGGATGTATTAATGTTAATAAAGAGCATTATAATATGATAATGAATCAATCTTCAAAGTTCTTTAAATGATTGCTAAAATTAAATATAAAAAGAGCACAAGCACACAATTCAATTAATATCACAGACGGCGACACTGAATTAGTTCTTTTATAA
- a CDS encoding HAD-IIB family hydrolase: MNKLTYFIDLDGTLFDTNGVNKVSPKNQYAILIMKNFANVVLSTGRSYQDLRVKQVMNQLAINDVICSSGAELYIDNKLVFSTKIELETVLKIIEFANKNKISFMVYDENGDHLFLNNNFVWWLANKFLRKWIKTIDISQNFDINNFANINKFSFGFLSIFKTKKILKKLQAFLGDKINAYISTRGHVIEITDKKANKALATEQYLSIKQIELQNTIHIGDSMTDACLKGYVGKLVAMGNSPAGFKRIADEVAPKNKRAGIHKYLIKKQIKKRN; the protein is encoded by the coding sequence ATGAACAAATTAACATATTTTATTGACCTTGATGGGACACTATTTGATACCAATGGAGTTAACAAAGTTTCTCCAAAAAATCAGTATGCAATTTTGATCATGAAAAACTTTGCAAATGTTGTTTTATCAACCGGAAGAAGTTATCAAGATTTAAGAGTAAAACAAGTCATGAATCAATTAGCAATAAATGATGTAATTTGTTCTTCAGGTGCTGAATTATACATTGATAATAAATTAGTTTTTTCAACGAAAATTGAACTAGAAACAGTCTTAAAAATCATAGAATTTGCCAATAAAAATAAAATAAGTTTTATGGTCTATGATGAAAACGGTGATCACTTGTTTTTAAACAATAATTTTGTTTGATGATTAGCTAACAAATTTTTACGTAAATGAATAAAAACAATTGATATTAGTCAAAATTTTGATATCAACAATTTTGCAAATATCAATAAATTTTCTTTTGGTTTTTTATCTATTTTTAAAACAAAGAAAATATTGAAAAAATTACAAGCATTTCTTGGGGATAAAATTAATGCATACATTTCAACCCGCGGCCATGTAATTGAAATAACAGATAAAAAAGCTAATAAAGCTTTAGCTACTGAACAATATTTATCAATAAAACAAATTGAATTGCAAAATACAATTCACATTGGTGATTCAATGACCGATGCTTGCTTAAAAGGTTATGTTGGAAAATTGGTTGCTATGGGCAACTCTCCTGCTGGATTTAAAAGGATTGCTGATGAAGTCGCACCAAAAAACAAAAGAGCTGGCATTCACAAATATTTAATCAAAAAGCAAATTAAAAAACGTAATTAG
- a CDS encoding ribonuclease HII, with amino-acid sequence MFKLNIEDTLTQYNKILGIDEAGRGCCAGPLVVAGVVLPKNFKSDLINDSKKLTEAKRKKAYQIIIDNAIEYKIEFANAKYVDKFNPKQATRNLMNKIVESMNNIDLIITDFEPVTSTNIKQLNLIKGDSQSLNVAAASILAKVARDEYMLKIDKLYPQYQFAKHKGYCTQLHQDAIVKYWTCPEHRLSYKNIKSLNN; translated from the coding sequence ATGTTCAAATTAAATATCGAAGATACACTTACACAATATAACAAGATCTTAGGCATTGATGAAGCAGGTCGCGGTTGCTGCGCTGGACCGCTTGTTGTTGCTGGAGTAGTTTTACCTAAAAACTTTAAAAGTGATTTAATAAATGATTCTAAAAAGCTTACAGAAGCAAAAAGAAAAAAAGCTTATCAAATAATAATTGATAATGCTATTGAATACAAAATTGAATTTGCTAATGCAAAATATGTTGACAAATTTAACCCAAAGCAAGCTACACGCAACTTAATGAATAAAATTGTTGAAAGTATGAACAATATTGACTTAATAATCACTGACTTTGAACCAGTTACTAGCACAAATATCAAACAACTAAATTTAATTAAAGGTGATTCTCAATCATTAAATGTTGCCGCTGCCTCAATATTAGCTAAAGTAGCAAGAGATGAATATATGCTCAAAATCGATAAACTATATCCGCAATATCAATTTGCAAAACATAAAGGTTATTGCACTCAATTGCATCAAGATGCAATTGTCAAATATTGGACTTGTCCTGAACATAGATTAAGTTATAAGAATATTAAATCATTGAATAATTAG